The nucleotide sequence ATGTATAAACTGCGATCGTTAAACCCCAAACGGATTTTTGCTGTCACCATATGCTCTGGAGGCACAGCATCGCGCATGGCTTTAACAATGGCATAGAGCTGCTCAGGATATTGCAGTAATACCGCGCCGCCATTGCTTTTATTGACCATTTTCGCCGGACAGCCAAAGTTGATATCGACGCCATGGGAGCCAAGCTCTACCGCTTTTACTGCATTTTCAGCAACATACTCAGGATGCTGCCCTAATAACTGCACTCGAACTGGGGTGCCAGATGGGGTGAAACCATCATTTTTAAGCTCAGGGCAGAGCCGATAAAAAACCTTATCCGGTAAAATTTGGTCTGTGACACGAATAAACTCTGTCACCATTAAATCAAAGGGATTAATGCTGGAAAGTATGTCGCGCATGAGTGCGTCTACTACACCTTCCATAGGTGCCAGAATAACTCGTGTTTTCATAAATGTCTGCGAATGATAACGATGGGCGCGCATTTTACCTCAAGGGAAATCATTGGCATAGCCTTGCTTTATTTTGTAACTATGCGATAACAACTGTGGCGGTAACTCGGCGAAATTCGCGACAATTGATTAACGGTCGAAATTTTTTTTAGCCGCTGTGGGTCTACTAGCTAAGTTCATAGCAAACAGTGCTAATGAATGCCTTTCATCAATTACGAGGGAAATTTTATGAATTCAGTTAACAAGACAGCCGTAGCCGTGGCCTTAGGTGCAGTGATTATGTCTGGCGCAGTGAGCCACACTGTAGAAGCGCAAGCCTTGTTTGGTTTCGAGCAAATGGAAGCGGGTTATCAGTTAGTGGGTGAAGAAGGTAAATGCGGTGAAGGCAAATGCGGCGAAGGTAAAAAAGCTAAAGAAGGCAAATGCGGAGAAGGTAAAGCCGCTGGCATGAAATCTGGCGAAGGTAAGTGCGGAGAGGGCAAATGTGGCGAAGCTAAAGCGGCCGCAATGAAGGCGAGTGAGGCTACTAGTGCCGGCGATAAAAAAGCCAAAGAAGGTAAATGTGGTGAAGGTAAGTGCGGCGGTGACAAAAAAGCGAAAGAAGGCAGCTGCGGCAGCAATCGTTAATCCACAAAACTGAGCCTCTTTTATTGCGTTAAAGAGGCTCAAAAAAAGCAATGTAGCCAGTTAAAACGGCCCGGACAAACTGTCTTGGTTCGATTAATAAGTGATAAGGATAATTGATGACATCAGCATGCGCAGGATTAGGCTTAAGGCGGGAGATGCTAACTGAGTTTTGCCTGTCATTACCCAGCGCCATCGATTTCCTTGAGGTAGCACCAGAAAACTGGATGACGCTCGGGGGCAAATTTGGCAAGCAGTTTCGAGCGCTCACTGAACGTCATCGTTTTTTTTGCCACGGTTTATCTTTATCCGTCGGCGGACCTAGCCCTGTTGATATTGAATTTGTTAAAGGGGTGAAGGCGTTTTTAGACCTGCATAACATCGAGTGTTATTCCGAGCACTTAAGTTACTGTAGCGGAGCGGGTCATCTTTATGACTTAATGCCAATTCCATTTACCAGTGAAGCGGTAACTCATGTGGCGCAGCGGGTGAAGCTTATTGAAGATGTGTTGGAGCGGCCCTTAATCTTAGAAAATGTGTCTTTTTACGCAGCACCAGGCGCGCAAATGACTGAGCAAGAGTTTGTATGCCAGGTGTTAGAAGAGGCCGACTGCGGTTTACTGTTGGATGTTAATAACATCTATGTGAATGCCACTAATCATGGCTATAACGCGCAAGCATTTTTGGCGGCTATGCCCACCTCACGCATTCGCTACTTACATGTGGCAGGCCATTATCGGCAAGATGCAGATCTCATTATTGATACCCATGGCGCCGATATTAATGCGCCCGTATGGCAATTATTGGCGCAGTGTTATGCCATACATGGCGTATTTCCGACCTTGTTAGAGCGCGATTTTAATTTACCTGCCACATGTGAATTAGTGGCGGAAATTGAACATATCAAATTTTTACAGCAACAAGCCTTGAGTCACAGAAGGTCAGCGTAATGGCATTTAAACACATTCAGCAAACCTTTATTGATTATATAAAAAATCCGCTGGAGCCTTTGCCTGTGGGCACTGATGCGCGCCACATGCAGGTATACCGCGATTTGTTTTATAACAATATTTATGGCTTTGTTTCCAATGCTTTTCCGGTATTAAAAAGCTTATATGGCCCGAATGATTGGGGCAGGGTAGTGGATAAGTTCTTTCAAACCCATGACTGCCAAAGCCCCATATTTGTAGATATCGCCGGTGAATTTATGCATTTTTTGCAACAGCAAGATGCCAAATATTTACGTTTTCCGTTTGAATTAGAACTTGCCCATTATGAGTGGCAAGAATTAGTGGTTGCAGTCGCTAGCAATGAAGATAGTCAAAATGTATTGCAGGCTGATGAATTAGCTCAGTATCCCATGATGCTCGCAGGCTTTACTGCGGTGGTGAGTTATCAATATCCAGTGCACAAAATTAGCCCAGATTTTTTACCCCAAGCGGTGTCAACGCCTGCCCATAATTTTTGCATTTATCGCGATATTGATGACGAAGTGCAGTTTTTGCAACTGACGCCGTTAGCGGCGCAGGCCTTATTTTTATTAAAACAACATAGCTATGATTTGCGCGAGTTGTCCGCAGCAATCACTGCTCTTTATCCCAATATAGCGAGTGATATCATCTATTCAGGCTTAACGGCGTTATTAACCCCTATCGCTGCTATGGGGATTTTGCGTAAAACTCATGCAGTTAACTAAATATCTGCAACAATGTGATTGTGGTCACGCTTTATTTGTACGCATAATAATGGGGTCTACAACAGAGGATGTTAACAATGCAATCGGAATTCAAAGATCCATTTAACGCGCTTTATCTGCTGGTGTTTGTATTATTGCTATTACTGCCTACCTTGCCTGCGACCTTGTCTTGGCTTAAAGTGGCCGGCATTATTCCTTATTATTAATCCTAACTATATTAGGTTGGCCAGATACCGCTCTGGCCTGTGCTGGACGACTCATGATTTTTAAGCGTGGATTATTGCTTTTTATCGGCTTGCTAAGCTTAGTTCTTGGTTTTGCTGGTGTATTTTTACCTGTATTGCCCACAGTTCCCTTTATTCTGTTATCAGCCTATTGCTTTGCTCGCTCGAATCAAAGATTGCACGATTGGTTGCACCGTCACCCATGGTTTGCTGATGGTCTGCAAAATTGGGAGCAACATAAAGCCATGCGTCCAAACTTAAAGCGTAAGGCGATAATGATGAGTGCTTTAAGTTTTATGATCAGCATTTACTTTGTTCCTTTGCTATGGGTTAAAGTTCTTTTAATATGTTGTTTTTGTTCGCTAATGTTATTCATTTGGCGTATCCCGACCTTAAGTGAATCTATAGATGTATAAATTTGTTTACACTTAATCACGTGCGTTACCGCACGTTCTGTGACGTTCGTCATGAAATTTGACGGCAACTAGCTTAAAATCCGCGTCATCGAGAATACAAGGTGTAACTATGACATTTAGAATACTTGTCGTCGATGACAATAGGATCAGTCGCGAAACTCTACAAACGTTATTAATGCACTCAGGTTGTCAAGTGGATTGTGTGGACAATGCTATTCAGGCCTTATCGAAAGTCGGCCATGTCCAATATGATTTAGTGATTACTGGATTTTTTATGCCAGTCATTGATGGCCCTCATTTGACCGGTTTGTTGAAAACCCGCCATGATTTAGCGCATATCCCCGTCATTATGCTAAGTACCCGCAGTACAAGTGATGTCGCCGCGGCTATGGATATGAACTTGTTGTCGTTGTTTTTACGCAAACCGTTAAATTGTGACGCTAAGCGGCTATTACTCGAACACATCAGCACACTCATAGTTGCAACGAGTGGCAAAGCGGCATAAGCTTGTGCCGGATAGTAAAGCAGTCCACCATAGTGTGGACTTTTTTGTTGTATAGACCGGTGTAACCGGCAGACTAAGTAAGCGAATATGGCAATGAATTCAGAAAGCCTGGCGATGATAAAGCAAAGCATTAAAACAATTCCAGATTATCCAAAAGCTGGGATCATGTTCCGTGACGTCACCAGTTTATTGGAAGACCCAAAGGCCTATAAGGCGACTATAGCTATTATGGTTGAAGCTTATAAAGACATGGGTTTTACCAAGATAGTAGGTACTGAAGCCCGCGGGTTTTTGTTTGGTGCTCCGTTAGCGCTTGAACTTAATGTTGGCTTTGTGCCAGTGCGTAAACCAGGCAAGTTACCTCGCGCAACTATCGCCGAAAGTTACGAATTAGAATACGGTCATGACACTTTAGAAATTCATCAAGATGCGATTGTTGCAGGTGATAAAGTGTTAGTGGTTGATGATTTATTAGCAACCGGCGGTACCATAGAAGCCACAGTTAAACTGATCCGTCGTTTAGGTGGTGAAGTGACTGAAGCTGCTTTTGTGATCTCATTACCTGAACTCGGTGGTGAAGCGCGTTTAACAGCGCTGGGTTTGAATATTCTCAAACTGTGTGAATTTGACGGCGAATAACCAAGCAAACTTTTTCATCCGATATTGGCACCATATATAAGCTTGAGCTTTAGATAATATGGTGCCAATATCGTTCGCAATAAAGCGGAGCTTGCTCCCAACTCATATTATTTGGGGAGTCTCATGTCCTATCAGGTGTTAGCCAGAAAATGGCGCCCTGCCACCTTCGAGCAAATGGTTGGTCAGTCGCACGCATTACAAGCCCTGACAAATGCTTTGCAGCAACAACGTCTTCATCATGCTTACCTATTTACTGGCACCCGCGGTGTTGGCAAAACCAGTTTAGCGCGTCTGTTTGCTAAAGGGTTAAATTGCGAAACTGGGATCACAGCCACTCCTTGTGGACAATGCAGCAGTTGTATCGAAATCGCCCAAGGGCGCTTTGTTGACTTAATTGAAGTTGATGCTGCGTCACGCACTAAAGTCGATGACACTCGCGAACTCCTCGAAAACGTGCAATATCGCCCAAGTCGCGGCCGCTTTAAGGTCTACTTAATCGATGAAGTGCATATGCTGTCGCGCAGCAGTTTCAATGCCTTATTAAAAACTCTCGAAGAGCCGCCTGAGCACGTTAAATTTTTATTAGCAACGACAGATCCACAGAAATTACCTGTGACTGTATTATCGCGCTGCCTGCAATTTAACCTTAAAAGTCTGGGGTTAGATGATATTCTCGGGCAATTACAGCATGTATTAACGGCTGAAAGTATTCCGTTTGATGATGGCGCGCTGCGCCTTATCGCCAAATCTGCCAACGGCAGTATGCGTGATGCCTTAAGCCTTACCGATCAGGCCATAGCTTATGGCGCTGGCCATGTTGAACAAGCGCAAGTGCAAGCTATGCTTGGCACATTAGATGCGCAGCATATTCAAGCTATGCTGGCCGCGCTGATTGCAGGTGATTCAGTCACTTTATTAACCTTAGCCGCCGAAGCATTAAGTTATGGCGGTGACGCCGGTGAAATACTGCGCAGCCTGTTAGAGCAACTGCACCAAATAGCCTTGTGTCAATTTGCGCCTGCGTGCGCGCAGTTAAGTTTAACGGGTGAAGATTTATTGCCATTTACTGAGTTACTTAGCCCAGAGCAAGTGCAACTCTACTATCAAATGTTGCTGCAAGGCCGTAAAGATTTACCTTTCGCGCCGGACCCGCGCTCAGGGCTAGAAATGGCATTACTGCGCGCCATGATGTTTGAGCCTGAGCCCGACCCAAGTGGTGGACAGGCAATTGCAAGCTCATCCGCCGCGCCTGCAAATAAAACACCAGGCGCTGGTAAGCGAGCGTTTAGTCAATTATCGCAGCAATTGCATCAAGCACTGGTAAAGCCCGCAGCAACCGCTCATTCAACTAGCGCGTCGTCAACTGTATCAGTCGCTACTCAAGCCGCAGCAGCAATAACAGCGCCGAGTGTAAGCTTGGTAGCTGTTGAGCCTGTTGTAGCCTCAGTTGTGCCTTCAACTCCTGCGGAGGCGCAGTTGCAAGTTTCTGCGCAAGTAAATACACAAGCAAACGTACCGGCGCCATTAGATGTGAGTCATCAGGCTATTGGTTATGACCAAAATCATGACCAGAACCATAAACTGCATGATGAATTAAATGGTGATGCAGCATTATTGGCGGAACAAGCGTTACTCATTAGCCAAGCCCAATCCCATGGTTATCAAATTGACGCTGGTGGTCATCAATCGGGTGCGGCGCAGCAAGCGTATTGTGACGCTGCGCCTTCACAAGATGAACCAGCATTACCAGAAATGGGCAATGATGGACTCGATGGTTATGCCTTAGATCACTCATCTTTCAATGGCTATGGCAATGACGCCAGTCAGTTTGATGATTATCAAGCGAGTTTCACTGAACCTGCTGCTGATAACGCGCTCGAAAGTTATGGCCAAAGTGTTGAGCTAGTAGTATCGCAGCCAACAGCACAATTAACTGAGCCGAGCGCAGGCTTTAACCCATTAGATGACATTTTGGATCAAGTGCTTAAATCGCAAGCAGAATTGTTATCAACGATTGCCCCGCAGACCACGGACTCTGAGCCGCACACTAGTGCTTTGGCTAGGGTAGGTGATATAAAAAACTCTGAAGGTAAGTCGGCGTTAACATCGGGGCTGTTAGCTGGTCGCAACAAAGCGGCTTTGCAAATCCCTGACGCTGGCAGTGTTAGTGATGACGAGGCGGTTCAAGCGGCAAATACCAATGCGCCAGCTATTGCAAGCCCAATGGCGAACACTGTTACCAATACCATTACCAACAGTGCGGCAACTACGGCTCGTGTACTCACGCCCCAAGAAGTTGAGGCTAACCGTCCGCCATGGGAAGACGCGCCAGTAACAGCTAATGAAACTGCCGCGAGTGCTCCATCTCAGGTTCACTTAGCCAGTGCTAATACTGTTGTCGCATCTTCAGCAACCGTGGCAACGACTCCTGCGCCTAAGGTGGCACCGAATACCACTCAGTTAAGCTCTACATTTGCGCCGACCGGCGATGCTTTAGATTTGCATTGGTATAAGCAGATGTCGAATATTCAGGTGGGCGGGCGTGTGCGGCAATTGGCGGTCAATTCAATTTGCCAGCAGTGGTCTGAAGATAGAGTGATTTTGCTCCTTAAACCGGATCAAAAGCATTTAGCTGCGGCGAATGCCATCGAGCAACTAAGAGATGCATTAGCACCTATACTGGCAGCTGGCCTTGAATTAGTGATAGATGTGGGTCTTGATATTGGGCATGAAACTCCCAGAGAATTAAGGCATCGCTTTCATCGGCAGTTATTAGGCCAAGCGCGAGATGCGCTATTAAGTGATGAGCAAGTGCAATGGATGCAGACCATGTTAGCGGCAAGCTTAGATGAAGATTCTCTGAGTTATCCTGGCGAATTATTGACAGCGGTCGCGCAGCAAATTCCATCTTTAAGCGCTCCAGTGGCAAAAGCATGACAAAAGTCACTAACTCAGTTTGCCAAATAGAACGTTTTCAGTAAGATTAACCCCTAGGTGGGATAATCCCATTTTTTGATAACAAGAGATAAGTATTATGTTTGGAAAAGGCGGCATGGGTAACCTGATGAAACAGGCCCAAATGATGCAAGACAAAATGGCGAAGATGCAAGAAGAAATCGCCCGTATGGAAATTACTGGTGAAGCCGGTGCTGGTTTAGTTAAAGTCACTATGACGGGCTCGCACAATGTTCGTAAAGTGGACATAGATCCAAGCCTGCTTGAAGACGACAAAGAAATGTTAGAAGATTTAATTGCAGCAGCTTGTAATGATGCCGCTCGCCGTATCGAAGAAAATCAAAAGTCTAAAATGGCTGATGTCACTGGCGGTATGCAATTACCACCAGGCATGAAACTGCCATTCTAAGCTGCTAATGAAATTCAGTCCTCTGGTTGATGAATTAGTGCAAGCCTTGAAGTGTTTGCCTGGCGTTGGGCCAAAATCGGCTCAACGTATGGCCTTTTCTTTGCTTGAGCGTAATCGCAATGTAGGTATTGCCTTGGCTGATACATTGGCTGCGGCAATGCGTGATGTTGGCCATTGTCGTCAATGCCGCAATTTTACCGAGCAACCAACCTGCCCGATTTGCGCGAGTCTAAAGCGCGGCCACGCCGAATTAGTGTGCGTGGTGGAAACGCCTGCCGATGTGCTTGCCATTGAAGCGGGTGGTCATTTCTCTGGCCGCTATTTTGTATTGCTGGGGCATTTATCCCCCCTTGATGGCATTGGTCCGCAAGAGCTAGGTTTGGCCCTGCTTGAAGAGCAATTAGCTGCGGGTGGGGTGAGCGAATTAATTTTGGCGACCAATCCGACCGTGGAAGGGGATGCGACCGCTCATTACATTGCCGATATTGCCAGACGCTATAACGTGATGATTTCCCGTATTGCCCATGGTGTCCCCGTTGGTGGTGAGCTTGAGTATGTTGATAGTACGACTTTAGCCTTGTCTTTCACCGGCCGCTTACCTTTGTAAGCTTGCAATGGACGTAACTGAATGAAAAAAGACCCAATGATGGGTCTTTTTTGTTTTTTACCCTTGAAATAATGTCAGCTAACCCCATTTAGTTGGTATCGAATTTGTATTTGTGTAAAACAAGGGAAATTTTCATGTCTAAACAAGAAACACTAGGTTTTCAAACAGAAGTTAAGCAACTTTTGAAATTGATGATCCACTCTTTGTATTCCAATAAAGAAATTTTTCTGCGTGAATTGATCTCAAACGCTGCAGATGCCGCCGATAAATTACGTTATTTGGCGCTGACCAATGACACGCTTTATGAAGGCAATGGTGAACTGCGAGTGCGTGTCAGCACAAATAAAGAGCTGGGCACTGTGACCATTGAAGACAATGGCATCGGCATGAACCGCGACAGCGTGATTGAGCACTTAGGTACTATTGCTAAATCAGGGACTTCTGAGTTCTTTAGCCACTTATCAGGTGATGCTGCCAAAGATTCACAACTGATTGGTCAATTTGGTGTGGGCTTTTATTCAGCCTTTATCGTTGCCGATAAAGTGACAGTCACTAGCCGCGCGGCCGGCGACAGCAAAGATAAAGGCGTGCAGTGGCAGTCTTGTGGTGAAGGTGATTTCACCGTTGAAGATATCGAAAAAGCGGAACGTGGCACTAAAATCGTACTGCATTTACGTGATGATGATAAAGAATTTGCTGATGACTATCGTCTGCGTTCTATCATCACTAAGTATTCTGATCATATCTCTATCCCAGTTGAAATGTGGGAAGAGGGCACTGCTGAACGTGAAGAAGACGGTGAAACCATTCCAGCCGTTGCTGGTGCTTGGAAAGTTATGAACAAGGCATCAGCACTGTGGCTGCGTAGCAAGTCAGAAGTGACGGATGAAGAATACCAAGAGTTCTACAAGTACTTATCCCATGACTTTAGCGATGCGTTAACTTGGGCGCATAACAAGGTTGAGGGTAATCAAGAATACACTAGCTTGTTATACATACCAGCCAAAGCGCCATGGGATATGTGGAACCGCGATCGTAAGCACGGCTTAAAATTGTTTGTGCAGCGTGTGTTCATCATGGATGACGCTGAGCAATTTATGCCATCTTATCTGCGCTTCGTGCAAGGCTTACTGGATTCTAACGATTTACCGCTTAACGTTTCCCGTGAAATTCTGCAAGACAGCAAGGTTACCCGTAATTTACGTAATGCGTTAACTAAGCGCGTTCTGAGCCTGCTTGAAAAGTTAGCTAAAGATGATAGCGATAAGTATCAGCAGTTCTGGAGCGAATTTGGTCAGGTGCTAAAAGAAGGCCCGGCGGAAGATTTTGCTAACCGTGAAAAAGTCGCTGGCTTATTACGTTTTGCATCGACCCATAACGATAGTGCCGCGCAAACAGTGTCTTTAGATGACTATATTGCCCGTATGAAAGATGGCCAAAAGCACATTTATTACATAGTGGCTGATAGCTACGCTGCTGCGGCGAATAGCCCACACTTAGAATTGCTGCGTAAAAAAGGCATTGAAGTTTTATTAATGTCTGAACGTATCGACGAGTGGTTGGTTAATCATCTGCATGATTATAAAGAAAAATCACTGCACAGTGTTAGCCAAGGTGACTTAGATTTAGGCGAACTTGAAGATGCTGAAGAAAAGCAAGCCCAAGAGCAGTTAGCTGAAAACAGCAAAGACTTGATTGAGCGCGTAAAAGCCGCCTTAGGTCAGCAAGTTAAAGACGTTAAAGTCACCACGCGTTTGACCGATACACCGGCGTGCGTTGTGGCTGGTGAAGGCGAAATGTCATCGCAAATGATTAAGTTGATGCAAGCTGCCGGTCAAGCCGTGCCAGAATCTAAGCCAACCTTTGAGATTAACCCTAACCATCCATTGGTGGCGCGTTTAATCACTATGCAAGATGAACAAGCCTTTAGCGATTGGAGTGAGTTGTTACTGCAACAAGCTCTGTTATCTGAAAAAGGTTCGCTGGCCGATCCATCCAGCTTTATCAAGCTGATGAATCAAATGTTACTGCGTCAAGATTAATACCAGTAGGGCCACCATAGGTGGCCCTGTTTGTCTGAGGAATGTATATGAATGGCATAATTGATTTAACTAAAGAGAACATTCAGCAAGTCGTTGATGCCTCAATGCAACAGTTAGTAGTGTTAGCTTTTTGGTCACCGTCTGAGCCTGCAAGTTTGGCTGTGTTAGAACAACTGGCACAAGAACAAGCGCGCGGTTTTTTACTGGCCAAAGTAAACTGCGACACTGAAATGGAGATCGCGGGCTATTTTCGTATACAAGCCTTACCTACCTTGATGTTATTGCAACAAGGTCAGCCGATAGATGCGCTAATGGCACCTATGTCGGGCGAAATGATAAGCGCTGTACTCGACAAACACGTTAAGCCGTTATGGCAACATCAATTGGCGCAAGCCATGGCTATGTTGCAAGCCGATGACGCCAGCTTATTGCCACAAGCGCAAATGTTACTAAAAAGCGCGCAAGCAGCCCATCCTTGCGATGAAATTAGTTTGGCCTTGGCTGATGTGTACTTGCAGTTGCAAGACGCGAGCGCGGCGCAAACGTTATTAGCGACTGTCGGTCTAGCCGGGCAAGATGGCTATTATGCCAATTTAATGGCCAAGCTTAATTTGGCTAAAGAGTCAGCCGACAGCCCAGAGATTCGTTCATTAGAAGCGGCATTTGAGCAGACGCCTGATGATATCATCGTGCGCCAAGCGTTAGCTAAGGCCTATCATCAAGTGCATCGTGATGAAGAAGCGTTAGCGCTGTTATTTGAACAGCTGCGCCGTGACCTCAATGTTGGTGATGGTAGCTTGAAAAAAACCT is from Shewanella sp. SNU WT4 and encodes:
- a CDS encoding putative DNA-binding domain-containing protein produces the protein MAFKHIQQTFIDYIKNPLEPLPVGTDARHMQVYRDLFYNNIYGFVSNAFPVLKSLYGPNDWGRVVDKFFQTHDCQSPIFVDIAGEFMHFLQQQDAKYLRFPFELELAHYEWQELVVAVASNEDSQNVLQADELAQYPMMLAGFTAVVSYQYPVHKISPDFLPQAVSTPAHNFCIYRDIDDEVQFLQLTPLAAQALFLLKQHSYDLRELSAAITALYPNIASDIIYSGLTALLTPIAAMGILRKTHAVN
- the apt gene encoding adenine phosphoribosyltransferase; the encoded protein is MAMNSESLAMIKQSIKTIPDYPKAGIMFRDVTSLLEDPKAYKATIAIMVEAYKDMGFTKIVGTEARGFLFGAPLALELNVGFVPVRKPGKLPRATIAESYELEYGHDTLEIHQDAIVAGDKVLVVDDLLATGGTIEATVKLIRRLGGEVTEAAFVISLPELGGEARLTALGLNILKLCEFDGE
- a CDS encoding YbaB/EbfC family nucleoid-associated protein, whose protein sequence is MFGKGGMGNLMKQAQMMQDKMAKMQEEIARMEITGEAGAGLVKVTMTGSHNVRKVDIDPSLLEDDKEMLEDLIAAACNDAARRIEENQKSKMADVTGGMQLPPGMKLPF
- a CDS encoding tetratricopeptide repeat protein; amino-acid sequence: MNGIIDLTKENIQQVVDASMQQLVVLAFWSPSEPASLAVLEQLAQEQARGFLLAKVNCDTEMEIAGYFRIQALPTLMLLQQGQPIDALMAPMSGEMISAVLDKHVKPLWQHQLAQAMAMLQADDASLLPQAQMLLKSAQAAHPCDEISLALADVYLQLQDASAAQTLLATVGLAGQDGYYANLMAKLNLAKESADSPEIRSLEAAFEQTPDDIIVRQALAKAYHQVHRDEEALALLFEQLRRDLNVGDGSLKKTFMEIITALGQGSSIANQYRRKLYSLLY
- the dnaX gene encoding DNA polymerase III subunit gamma/tau translates to MSYQVLARKWRPATFEQMVGQSHALQALTNALQQQRLHHAYLFTGTRGVGKTSLARLFAKGLNCETGITATPCGQCSSCIEIAQGRFVDLIEVDAASRTKVDDTRELLENVQYRPSRGRFKVYLIDEVHMLSRSSFNALLKTLEEPPEHVKFLLATTDPQKLPVTVLSRCLQFNLKSLGLDDILGQLQHVLTAESIPFDDGALRLIAKSANGSMRDALSLTDQAIAYGAGHVEQAQVQAMLGTLDAQHIQAMLAALIAGDSVTLLTLAAEALSYGGDAGEILRSLLEQLHQIALCQFAPACAQLSLTGEDLLPFTELLSPEQVQLYYQMLLQGRKDLPFAPDPRSGLEMALLRAMMFEPEPDPSGGQAIASSSAAPANKTPGAGKRAFSQLSQQLHQALVKPAATAHSTSASSTVSVATQAAAAITAPSVSLVAVEPVVASVVPSTPAEAQLQVSAQVNTQANVPAPLDVSHQAIGYDQNHDQNHKLHDELNGDAALLAEQALLISQAQSHGYQIDAGGHQSGAAQQAYCDAAPSQDEPALPEMGNDGLDGYALDHSSFNGYGNDASQFDDYQASFTEPAADNALESYGQSVELVVSQPTAQLTEPSAGFNPLDDILDQVLKSQAELLSTIAPQTTDSEPHTSALARVGDIKNSEGKSALTSGLLAGRNKAALQIPDAGSVSDDEAVQAANTNAPAIASPMANTVTNTITNSAATTARVLTPQEVEANRPPWEDAPVTANETAASAPSQVHLASANTVVASSATVATTPAPKVAPNTTQLSSTFAPTGDALDLHWYKQMSNIQVGGRVRQLAVNSICQQWSEDRVILLLKPDQKHLAAANAIEQLRDALAPILAAGLELVIDVGLDIGHETPRELRHRFHRQLLGQARDALLSDEQVQWMQTMLAASLDEDSLSYPGELLTAVAQQIPSLSAPVAKA
- a CDS encoding YbaN family protein is translated as MIFKRGLLLFIGLLSLVLGFAGVFLPVLPTVPFILLSAYCFARSNQRLHDWLHRHPWFADGLQNWEQHKAMRPNLKRKAIMMSALSFMISIYFVPLLWVKVLLICCFCSLMLFIWRIPTLSESIDV
- a CDS encoding DUF692 domain-containing protein, whose translation is MTSACAGLGLRREMLTEFCLSLPSAIDFLEVAPENWMTLGGKFGKQFRALTERHRFFCHGLSLSVGGPSPVDIEFVKGVKAFLDLHNIECYSEHLSYCSGAGHLYDLMPIPFTSEAVTHVAQRVKLIEDVLERPLILENVSFYAAPGAQMTEQEFVCQVLEEADCGLLLDVNNIYVNATNHGYNAQAFLAAMPTSRIRYLHVAGHYRQDADLIIDTHGADINAPVWQLLAQCYAIHGVFPTLLERDFNLPATCELVAEIEHIKFLQQQALSHRRSA
- a CDS encoding response regulator, whose amino-acid sequence is MTFRILVVDDNRISRETLQTLLMHSGCQVDCVDNAIQALSKVGHVQYDLVITGFFMPVIDGPHLTGLLKTRHDLAHIPVIMLSTRSTSDVAAAMDMNLLSLFLRKPLNCDAKRLLLEHISTLIVATSGKAA
- the recR gene encoding recombination mediator RecR; protein product: MKFSPLVDELVQALKCLPGVGPKSAQRMAFSLLERNRNVGIALADTLAAAMRDVGHCRQCRNFTEQPTCPICASLKRGHAELVCVVETPADVLAIEAGGHFSGRYFVLLGHLSPLDGIGPQELGLALLEEQLAAGGVSELILATNPTVEGDATAHYIADIARRYNVMISRIAHGVPVGGELEYVDSTTLALSFTGRLPL
- the htpG gene encoding molecular chaperone HtpG, coding for MSKQETLGFQTEVKQLLKLMIHSLYSNKEIFLRELISNAADAADKLRYLALTNDTLYEGNGELRVRVSTNKELGTVTIEDNGIGMNRDSVIEHLGTIAKSGTSEFFSHLSGDAAKDSQLIGQFGVGFYSAFIVADKVTVTSRAAGDSKDKGVQWQSCGEGDFTVEDIEKAERGTKIVLHLRDDDKEFADDYRLRSIITKYSDHISIPVEMWEEGTAEREEDGETIPAVAGAWKVMNKASALWLRSKSEVTDEEYQEFYKYLSHDFSDALTWAHNKVEGNQEYTSLLYIPAKAPWDMWNRDRKHGLKLFVQRVFIMDDAEQFMPSYLRFVQGLLDSNDLPLNVSREILQDSKVTRNLRNALTKRVLSLLEKLAKDDSDKYQQFWSEFGQVLKEGPAEDFANREKVAGLLRFASTHNDSAAQTVSLDDYIARMKDGQKHIYYIVADSYAAAANSPHLELLRKKGIEVLLMSERIDEWLVNHLHDYKEKSLHSVSQGDLDLGELEDAEEKQAQEQLAENSKDLIERVKAALGQQVKDVKVTTRLTDTPACVVAGEGEMSSQMIKLMQAAGQAVPESKPTFEINPNHPLVARLITMQDEQAFSDWSELLLQQALLSEKGSLADPSSFIKLMNQMLLRQD